Proteins encoded together in one Oncorhynchus masou masou isolate Uvic2021 chromosome 3, UVic_Omas_1.1, whole genome shotgun sequence window:
- the LOC135518537 gene encoding MAP kinase-interacting serine/threonine-protein kinase 2-like has translation MAPEVVEAFSEEATIYDKRCDLWSLGVILYIMLSGYPPFVGRCGTNCGWDWGEPCQECQCAPNTVPSRLNHRGSRAQDLTFFAGQAVAVTRQLAEQDESDRQEREDRNEDSEEEGSLGSLSLSPSPHHMATSTTASCSLSPQSSLRPLSPLSSRLARQKRRGPPHTGPVCASELRQLLAPLVIMEDCA, from the exons ATGGCTCCGGAGGTGGTGGAGGCCTTCAGTGAGGAGGCTACGATCTATGATAAGCGCTGTGACCTGTGGAGTCTGGGGGTCATCCTGTACATTATGCTGAGTGGGTACCCTCCCTTCGTGGGGCGCTGTGGCACCAACTGTGGCTGGGACTGGGGAGAGCCCTGCCAGGAATGCCAG TGTGCTCCCAACACCGTGCCCTCCAGGCTGAACCACAGAGGCAGCAGAGCCCAGGACCTGACCTTCTTCGCTGGCCAGGCTGTGGCCGTCACCCGCCAGCTGGCTGAGCAGGACGAGAGCGACCGTCAGGAGAGAGAGGACCGCAACGAAGATTCTGAGGAAGAAGGGTCATTggggtccctctctctgtccccctcgcCCCACCACATGGCTACCAGCACCACTGCTAGCTGCAGCCTCAGCCCCCAGAGCTCCCTGCGCCCCCTCTCCCCCTTGTCCTCTCGGCTGGCCCGGCAAAAGAGGAGAGGGCCCCCACACACAGGGCCAGTGTGTGCCTCGGAGCTCCGGCAGCTCCTTGCACCCCTGGTCATCATGGAGGACTGTGCCTGA